The following are encoded in a window of Geobacter metallireducens GS-15 genomic DNA:
- a CDS encoding cobalamin B12-binding domain-containing protein, with product MTGEGTTLQKLVAEVLRRINDADRDGASRLVDQWAAVHGYGDAIAEILEPVLRTVGDRWEREAISLAQGFVAGKVAEDILNKALAAAPKGVFGEVKGPVVIGNIEDDYHSLGRGMVGTFLRAAGWAVIDMGNDVSPAEFVDRAVETGARVIGVSAMMFVTARGIRGVRDELDRRGLSGRIMLAVGGAVFKVRPELVAEVGGDGTAGSAMDAPVLFKSLWERSLDAGGEQ from the coding sequence ATGACCGGAGAGGGGACGACGCTTCAGAAGCTTGTCGCTGAAGTGTTGCGGCGTATCAACGATGCCGACCGGGACGGGGCAAGCCGTCTCGTGGACCAGTGGGCGGCCGTTCACGGCTATGGGGACGCCATTGCGGAGATCCTTGAGCCGGTTCTTCGGACGGTGGGCGACCGGTGGGAGCGGGAGGCTATCTCCCTGGCCCAGGGCTTTGTGGCCGGGAAGGTGGCCGAGGATATCCTGAACAAGGCCCTGGCCGCCGCCCCGAAGGGGGTGTTCGGCGAGGTCAAGGGGCCGGTGGTGATCGGCAACATCGAGGACGATTACCATTCCCTTGGCCGCGGCATGGTCGGCACCTTCCTCCGGGCAGCCGGATGGGCCGTGATCGACATGGGAAACGACGTGAGCCCCGCCGAATTCGTCGACCGGGCCGTGGAAACGGGCGCGCGGGTTATCGGGGTTTCGGCCATGATGTTCGTCACTGCCCGGGGAATCCGCGGGGTGCGCGACGAGCTCGACCGACGGGGACTCTCCGGCAGGATCATGCTTGCGGTGGGGGGGGCCGTTTTCAAGGTCCGTCCCGAGCTGGTGGCGGAGGTGGGGGGAGACGGCACGGCCGGCAGCGCCATGGATGCGCCTGTTCTCTTCAAATCCCTCTGGGAACGCTCGCTG
- a CDS encoding dihydrolipoamide acetyltransferase family protein translates to MPTDITMPKLSDTMTEGRLVSWKKSVGERVERGEIIAEVETDKATMELEAFASGTLAEQRVKPGELVAVGTVIGVIGAGGEIPPVAPEKPTPSPEEPKPSPEESKPSPQKAEPQPTPEATPAAPAGDVPERVMELPEEKASAPAPPEAERGEGERAAPVVRRMARERGIDLSLVTGSGPEGRILQEDLERYLTEKPAPESAVATGEGAEGEPLSRMRGAIARVTSQAWQTIPHFYETVEIAMEEGVEIVRELKGSGNEVTFNDLVVKAAAMALAKYPRLNASFAGDRIVTHCEVNIGIAVAVDDGLLVPVVKGCQGLALKEIALETVRLADRARSGRISQEEISGGTFSISNLGMFGIDEFAAVIFPPQAAILAVGNVADRPVVRDGRVVAAKTMRVTLSCDHRIVDGAYAARFLGEFRRIVEKPVLMLLQ, encoded by the coding sequence ATGCCAACCGATATCACCATGCCCAAACTCTCGGATACCATGACCGAAGGCCGGCTCGTTTCCTGGAAGAAGAGCGTGGGCGAGCGAGTGGAGCGGGGCGAGATCATCGCCGAGGTGGAGACCGACAAGGCCACCATGGAGCTGGAGGCGTTCGCCTCGGGAACCCTCGCCGAGCAGCGGGTGAAACCGGGGGAGCTGGTGGCCGTGGGGACGGTGATCGGCGTCATCGGCGCGGGCGGGGAGATTCCCCCAGTCGCTCCGGAGAAGCCGACGCCATCGCCGGAGGAGCCCAAGCCATCGCCGGAGGAGTCGAAGCCGTCGCCGCAGAAAGCCGAACCGCAGCCGACGCCGGAAGCAACCCCTGCCGCTCCGGCGGGTGACGTGCCGGAGCGGGTCATGGAGCTTCCCGAGGAGAAGGCGTCCGCACCGGCCCCGCCGGAAGCGGAACGCGGCGAGGGTGAGCGGGCTGCCCCCGTGGTTAGGCGGATGGCGCGGGAGCGGGGGATCGACCTAAGCCTCGTGACCGGCAGCGGCCCCGAGGGGAGGATTCTCCAGGAGGATCTGGAGCGGTACCTGACGGAGAAGCCAGCACCGGAGAGTGCTGTCGCCACCGGCGAGGGTGCAGAGGGCGAACCCCTGTCGCGGATGCGGGGCGCCATTGCCCGCGTCACCAGCCAGGCGTGGCAGACCATCCCCCACTTCTACGAGACGGTGGAGATCGCCATGGAGGAGGGGGTTGAGATCGTCCGGGAGCTGAAGGGGAGCGGGAACGAGGTCACCTTTAACGATCTCGTGGTCAAGGCGGCGGCCATGGCCCTGGCAAAGTATCCGAGGCTGAACGCATCCTTCGCCGGCGACCGGATCGTCACCCACTGCGAGGTGAACATCGGGATCGCCGTGGCGGTGGACGACGGCCTCCTGGTGCCGGTGGTGAAGGGGTGCCAGGGGCTCGCTCTGAAGGAGATTGCCCTGGAGACGGTGCGCCTCGCGGACCGGGCCCGCAGCGGCAGGATCAGCCAGGAGGAGATATCCGGCGGTACGTTCAGCATCTCGAACCTGGGGATGTTCGGCATCGATGAGTTCGCAGCGGTGATCTTCCCGCCCCAGGCCGCAATCCTGGCCGTGGGGAACGTGGCTGACCGCCCGGTGGTCCGGGACGGCCGGGTGGTGGCGGCGAAGACCATGCGGGTGACCCTCTCCTGTGACCACCGGATCGTTGACGGCGCCTACGCGGCCCGGTTCCTCGGGGAGTTCCGGCGCATCGTTGAAAAACCTGTCCTGATGTTGTTGCAATAA
- a CDS encoding alpha-ketoacid dehydrogenase subunit beta, with protein sequence MHEMTYRDALNKALKEEMRRDPSVVAWGEDVALYEGSFKVTRGLLAEFGEERVKDTPISENTIIGVSIGAAMGGLRPVAELMTVNFALLAMDQIVNHMAKISSMFGGQTHLPMVVRAPGGGGSQLGAQHSQSLETYFMHCPGIHVAVPATPADARGLLKASIRDNNPVMFLEHELLYNSKGEVPDDPEFLVPLGKAEVKREGKDVTIVAYSRMTILALQAAAELEKEGSSCEVVDLRTLAPLDTETFVASVQKTGRAVVVEECWRAAGLGGHLASIIAEECFDRLLAPVRRVSGLDVPMPYSRKIEKLCIPQVETIAAAVRDVMSQKY encoded by the coding sequence ATGCATGAAATGACCTACCGCGATGCCCTGAACAAGGCCCTGAAAGAAGAGATGCGGCGCGACCCGTCCGTGGTTGCCTGGGGGGAGGACGTGGCCCTGTACGAGGGCTCCTTCAAGGTGACCCGGGGGCTTCTGGCCGAGTTCGGCGAGGAGCGGGTGAAGGATACCCCCATCTCCGAGAACACCATCATCGGCGTCTCCATCGGGGCGGCCATGGGTGGCTTGAGGCCCGTGGCGGAACTGATGACGGTGAACTTCGCCCTCCTGGCCATGGACCAGATCGTGAACCACATGGCCAAGATCAGCTCCATGTTCGGGGGGCAGACCCATCTCCCCATGGTGGTCCGCGCCCCGGGGGGCGGTGGGAGCCAGCTGGGGGCCCAGCACTCCCAGAGCCTGGAAACCTACTTCATGCACTGCCCCGGCATCCATGTGGCGGTGCCGGCGACGCCTGCCGACGCCCGGGGGCTCCTGAAGGCCTCCATCCGCGACAACAACCCGGTGATGTTCCTGGAGCACGAGCTCCTCTACAACAGCAAGGGGGAGGTGCCCGACGACCCGGAGTTCCTGGTCCCCCTGGGGAAGGCCGAGGTGAAGCGGGAGGGGAAGGATGTGACCATCGTCGCCTATTCGCGCATGACCATCCTGGCGCTGCAGGCGGCGGCGGAACTGGAGAAGGAGGGGAGCTCCTGCGAGGTGGTGGACCTGCGGACCCTGGCGCCCCTGGACACGGAGACCTTTGTTGCCTCGGTGCAGAAGACCGGCCGGGCCGTGGTGGTGGAGGAGTGCTGGCGCGCCGCCGGCCTCGGGGGGCACCTGGCCTCCATCATCGCCGAGGAGTGCTTCGACCGGCTCCTGGCGCCGGTGCGGCGGGTGTCGGGGCTCGACGTCCCCATGCCTTACTCGCGCAAGATCGAGAAGCTCTGCATCCCGCAGGTGGAGACCATCGCCGCAGCGGTTCGGGACGTAATGAGTCAGAAATACTGA
- a CDS encoding BrnA antitoxin family protein, producing the protein MKVSSDKMYDKYKDLDFTDAEPVSETPVLAKFQAETGGKSRITMRVDNDVLATFKARAEIIGGNYQTLMNDALRQFAQGLRLTDVVREAIHETWETCLTTRSTGRGKKTSRRLALSCRTAKQRHTVDYRPTLALWIVEIDILSAGMR; encoded by the coding sequence ATGAAAGTCAGTTCTGACAAAATGTACGACAAATACAAAGACCTTGATTTTACAGACGCAGAACCGGTCAGTGAAACGCCTGTCCTGGCGAAATTTCAGGCCGAGACCGGCGGCAAATCCCGCATAACGATGCGTGTTGACAACGACGTCCTGGCAACATTCAAAGCTCGGGCTGAAATAATCGGCGGTAACTATCAAACGCTGATGAACGACGCTTTGAGACAGTTTGCTCAAGGATTGAGGCTGACGGATGTGGTACGTGAAGCTATCCACGAAACATGGGAGACATGCCTGACAACGCGCTCGACCGGTCGCGGAAAAAAGACTTCGCGCCGATTAGCTCTGTCCTGTCGAACAGCGAAACAGCGACATACGGTTGACTATCGTCCGACGTTGGCCCTCTGGATAGTGGAGATAGATATCTTGTCGGCTGGTATGCGGTGA
- a CDS encoding YbgA family protein has product MFMPEAVNWNRPIKVGVSSCLLGEKVRYDGGHKHDHYITDVLGKFFTFVPVCPEVGCGMPVPREAMRLEGDPEHPRLVTNKTRIDKTEQMRAFCKQKVTELADEELCGFIFKKDSPSSGLFRVKVHNEGMPTRSGSGLFAAAVVKHFPLLPAEEEGRLNDAAIRENFIERIFCYRRWKDFLLDSPDLGHLVTFHARHKLLILAHSTSIYREMGSLVAHGKGMSWPELAQSYEALFMKALALHATVKKNTNVLTHIMGYFKRDLSPAEKEELLGVIKEYHDRLVPLIVPLTLLKHYVGKYGQSYLQQQYYLSPHPAELMLRNHV; this is encoded by the coding sequence ATGTTTATGCCTGAGGCGGTCAACTGGAACAGACCGATAAAGGTTGGCGTCAGTTCCTGCCTCCTGGGAGAGAAGGTGCGCTATGACGGCGGCCACAAGCACGATCACTACATAACCGACGTACTGGGCAAGTTCTTCACCTTCGTGCCGGTCTGCCCGGAGGTCGGCTGCGGCATGCCGGTCCCTCGCGAGGCAATGCGCCTTGAGGGAGACCCCGAGCACCCCCGGCTCGTGACGAACAAGACCCGCATCGACAAGACCGAACAGATGCGCGCCTTCTGTAAGCAAAAGGTTACGGAATTGGCGGATGAAGAGTTGTGCGGTTTCATCTTCAAGAAAGATTCCCCCAGTTCAGGCCTGTTTCGGGTCAAGGTTCACAACGAGGGGATGCCGACCAGGAGCGGCAGCGGCCTGTTTGCCGCAGCAGTGGTCAAGCATTTCCCTCTTCTTCCGGCAGAGGAAGAGGGGAGGCTCAATGACGCGGCCATCCGGGAAAATTTCATCGAGCGGATCTTCTGCTACCGCCGCTGGAAGGATTTCCTGCTGGACAGTCCCGACCTGGGCCACCTGGTGACTTTCCATGCCCGTCACAAGCTGCTCATCCTGGCCCACAGCACCAGCATCTACCGGGAAATGGGAAGCCTGGTGGCGCACGGCAAAGGGATGTCTTGGCCCGAGCTGGCCCAAAGCTACGAAGCGCTCTTCATGAAGGCCCTTGCCCTGCATGCCACGGTCAAGAAGAACACCAACGTGCTGACGCATATCATGGGCTATTTCAAGCGGGATCTGAGCCCTGCTGAAAAGGAAGAACTACTCGGGGTCATCAAGGAATATCACGACCGGCTGGTCCCCCTCATTGTTCCGCTTACCCTGTTGAAGCATTACGTCGGCAAGTACGGTCAGAGCTACCTGCAGCAGCAGTACTACCTGTCGCCTCATCCGGCCGAGCTGATGCTGCGCAACCATGTGTGA
- the pdhA gene encoding pyruvate dehydrogenase (acetyl-transferring) E1 component subunit alpha: MESKLRALLPDAELIRMYEQMVLSREFEESCAEQYTKGHITGFLHLYSGQEAVAVGATAGLHRDDYILSAYREHAQAIVRGAEPRRVMAELFGKRTGICKGKGGSMHLFDPNLSFMGGYAIVGGQFPIAVGLAFAAKFRKEGRIVACFFGDGAANQGTFHESLNWARLWELPVLFICENNSYGIGTSVERASALPDIHRRTCGYDIPSERVHGMDVIAVYEAVKWAAEWVREQNRPFLIEAITYRFRGHSMSDPGKYRSLAEVELWKSRDPIPAFANRLVEEEIATEAQLEGIKQQALVTVADAVKFAEDSPWPEDSEVWEDVYA, from the coding sequence ATGGAATCGAAACTCCGCGCCCTTCTCCCCGACGCCGAACTTATCAGGATGTACGAACAGATGGTCCTTTCCCGCGAGTTCGAGGAGTCGTGCGCCGAACAGTACACCAAGGGGCACATCACCGGCTTCCTCCACCTCTACAGCGGCCAGGAGGCCGTGGCCGTGGGGGCCACCGCCGGCCTCCACCGGGACGACTACATCCTCTCCGCCTACCGGGAACACGCCCAGGCCATCGTCCGGGGGGCCGAGCCGCGGCGGGTCATGGCCGAGCTCTTCGGCAAGCGGACCGGCATCTGCAAGGGGAAGGGGGGCTCCATGCACCTCTTCGACCCGAATCTCTCCTTCATGGGGGGATACGCCATTGTCGGCGGCCAGTTCCCCATCGCCGTGGGGCTCGCCTTTGCCGCCAAATTCCGGAAGGAGGGACGGATCGTCGCCTGTTTCTTCGGCGACGGCGCCGCGAACCAGGGAACGTTCCACGAATCACTCAACTGGGCCCGGCTCTGGGAACTGCCGGTCCTCTTCATCTGCGAGAACAACAGTTACGGCATCGGCACCTCCGTGGAGAGGGCATCGGCACTCCCTGACATCCACCGGCGGACCTGCGGCTACGACATCCCGTCGGAGCGGGTTCACGGCATGGACGTGATCGCGGTGTACGAGGCGGTCAAATGGGCGGCCGAGTGGGTGCGGGAGCAGAACCGCCCCTTCCTCATCGAGGCGATCACCTACCGGTTCCGGGGGCACTCCATGTCCGATCCGGGCAAATACCGCAGCCTTGCCGAGGTGGAGCTGTGGAAGAGCCGCGACCCCATCCCGGCCTTCGCGAACCGGCTGGTGGAGGAAGAGATAGCCACCGAGGCCCAGCTGGAGGGGATCAAACAGCAGGCCCTGGTGACGGTGGCCGATGCGGTGAAGTTTGCCGAGGATTCGCCGTGGCCCGAGGATAGTGAGGTGTGGGAAGATGTTTATGCCTGA